ACCCCGACCCGCACCCGCCCGCGGCACAACCCCCGGCCGCGACGGGTGCGGGTCGCTCGTGTCTACAGCCGGATCGCGCCGGTCGCGAGGGCGACGAGGCCGGCGACGGCACCGAGCAGGGAGATCGCGAGGACCACGCGCTCGCGCGCGGTGAACCAGCGGCGGCCCTGCTCGCGGCGCGTGAGCACGAACAGCAGGGACGCGGGTGCGTAGACGATGAACACGACGAGCAGGTGGTCGAGCCCGGCCGCGTAGAGCAGCCACGTCGTGTAGAGCGTCGCGGCGACGGCGACGACGAGCGCGCCGCGTGACCCCTGGTCGCGGCGCAGCAGCCGCACGCCGTACGCGGCCGCCAGCAGGTAGGGGATGAGCACGAGCGAGCCGGTGAGCTCAAGCGCGAAGTCGAACGCGTGCTCGGAGGCGAGCGTGAGCAGCAGGACGGCCTGCGCGAGCGCGGTGCTCATCGCGAGTGCGGGCACGGGGGCGTCGTGCTCGTTCGTCCTGCGCAGGAACTGCGGCATGTCCCCGTCGCGCGCGGCGACGAACAGGACCTCGGCGGCCATGAGCGTCCACGCGAGGTAGGCGCCGAGCACGGAGATGATCAGGCCGGTCGAGACGAACGTGCTGCCCCACGAGCCGAACGCCGCGTCGAGCACGCCACCCATGGACGGCTCCTCGAGCTGGGCGATCTCGTCGGCGGGCAGGATGCCGTAGGACACGATCGTCACGGACGCGAACAGCGCGAACACCGACCCGAAGCCGAGCAGCGTCGCGCGTCCGACGTCCGTGCGGCGACGTGCGTGCCGGGAGAACGTGCTGGCCCCCTCGACGCCGAGGAACACGAACACGGTCGCGAGCATCGTGCCGCGCACCTGGTCGAGCAGCGTGCCGGAGCCGGGGGAGCCGCCCCAGTTGTCGGCGAACACCGCGGGGTCGAACGCGACGACGGCGAGGACGACGAACACGACGATCGGCACGAGCTTGGCGACGGTGACGACCCGGTTGACGGCGGTGGCCTCGCGGATGCCGCGCCGCACGAGGAGGAAGAACACCCACAGCCCGACGCTGCCGACGGCGACCGCGAGGAGCGTGTCGCCCGAGCCGAGTGCGGGGAACACGGCGCCGAGCGTCGAGGTGATGAGCACCCAGTAGGTCACGTTCCCGACGCACGCGGACGCCCAGTACCCGAACGCGGAGAAGAACCCGAGGTACTCGCCGAAGCCGGCCTTCGCGTAGGCGAAGACGCCCGCGTCGAGGTCGGGGCGGCGCAGCGCGAGGGTCTGGAAGACGAGCGCGAGCATGAGCGTGCCGGTGCCTGCGACTCCCCAGGCGACGAGTGCGCCCGCCGCGCCGGTGGACTCGGCGAACTGGCGGGGCAGGGAGAACACGCCCGCGCCGACCATCGAGCCGACGACGAGCATCGCCATCGTCGGGACGCCGAGGTGCGTGGTGCGGGGTGCGTCCGCGACGGGTGCGGGGGTCGTCATGGGGTCCTGCCGGCGTGCGTCGACGGCCTCCGACGATGGTGCGGGTACGGCTGCGTAGGGCTGCGGGCGGCTCGGAGGCGCGCCGCGCCCCCGACTCTGCCGCATCGTGGACACGTTCGCGTGGTGGGGCGCGCGGGTGTGCGAGGGCGTGTTGGGCGCCTGACCTGGACGGTCGTGGCAAACGGGTGCCCTGTGACTCGGGTCACGACCGAAAAATCTGCAAAGTCATGGACTGGACGGTTGACCAAGAGGGTGGTCAAGGAGCACACTGTCTCCCGACGGTGCGCATCGCCTGCCCCCTGCGCGGTGCGCACCGTTTCTACGTCCGAGAGGCGGCCGCGATCATCCGCGGCCGCCTCTCGCGTGTTCCAGGACCGTCCGGGGTCGGCCGTGCCACGTGTCCAGGGCGCCCCGCCCGGTGCGCGACCAGACCGCCGCACCCGGCGCGCTGACCTGCGGACGAGCGCTCGATCCGCACGATCACGCGGATCGTCCGCCCGAGCGGAACTCGGGGGCCCCTCGGCGCGTCACGTCCGGGCGCGCCGCGCCCGCGGTTACCGTCGCAGGGTGACCGTCCCCGCGCGCGCGCCAGGCTCGGGAGCCGGCTCGGACCTCGGGCCTGCCCCCGGCACGGCCGACCCCACCTCCGTCCCCACGGGCACCCCCACGCCCGCCACCCCCGGCCGCGGCACGCCCCGCACCGCCGCCACCGGGGCCGTGCCCGCCGTCGCGGGCGAGGCCGCCGGGCCCGTCGCGCTCGTCGAGCCGCCGTCCGACGCCGAGCTCGTCGAAGGTGCGCTCGCCACGTGGCGCGGCGCGCTCGTCGAGGCCGCGGGCGGCTCCACGCTCGCCGACATCGACCTGCTCGGCGAGGCCGCGCTCGACCTGTCGGCCGCGCACCCGTCCGGCATGGCGCAGCTGTTCGCGGGCCGCGAGACCCGCCTGTCGAACCTCGTGCGCGAGGGCGCGGCGCTGTCCACCGCCCGCCGGCGCGCCCGCGCGGTCGGCTCGCGCGCCGCCGCCTACGAGCAGCGCTACGGCATCGCGCCCACCTCGCTCGCCATCGGCGTCGCCACGTGGACCGAGCGCACCACCGCGGACGTCGCGCAGGACGACGTCGCCGCGCTCGCCGCCGCGACCGCCCGCACCCCCGCGCCCGCACCCGCCGACGAGCCCGCGACCGCACCCCGGCGACTGCGCGCCCCCGTGCTGCTGCGCCCCGTCGCGCTGCGCGCCCGCGGCACGGGGGAGAGCGACTACGAGCTCGCGCTCGAGCCGTCGCTCGAGGTCAACCCCGTCCTCGCCCGCGCGCTGCGCTCGCGCGGCGCGCTGCTCGACCCGGCCGCGGTCGCGCGCGGCGCGTTCACCGGCGGCGGCTTCGACCCGCGCGCCGCGCTGCAGCGGCTCGCCTCCCTCGGCGAGGCCGTGCTCGAGGACTTCGAGCTGAGCGAGCGCGTCGTCGTCGGCACGTTCGTCCACCCCGGCCAGGTGCTCGTCGACGACCTCGACAACCTCGCCGCGGGCGTCGCGCACCACGAGGTCCTCACCGCGCTCGCGGGCGTCGAGGCGGACCGCGAGCGCCTGCGCGCGCACCCGCTGCCCGCCGCCGTCGTCGGCGACCGCGACCCCGCGCACGAGCGCGGCGTGGGGGACCTGGACCCCGCGCAGCAGCACGTGCTCGACGTGGTCGCCACGGGTGCGCACCTGTTCGTCGACAGCCCCACGGGCGCCGACGACTCCGGCACGATCGCCGCGATCGTCGCGGACGCGGCCGCCGCGGGCCGCACCGTCCTGTACGTGCCCGGGCACCGCCGCGCCGCGGTCGCGCTCACCGAGCGGCTCGCCGCGCACGGCCTGCACGACCTGCTGCTCGACATCGCGCCCGAGGCCAGCTGGCGCAGCGCCGCGGCCCGCCGGATGCTCGGCGCGATGACCATGGAGTCGCCCGTCGTCGACCCGCGTGGCGTGCAGGCGCTGCGCTCGGACCTCGTCGGGCACCGTGAGGCGCTGCGCGGCTACGTCGCCGGCCTGCACACGCCCCGCGAGCCGTTCGGCGTGTCCGCGTACGACGCGCTGCAGCACCTCGCGCGCCTGACGTCCACGCGCCCCGCACCCCGCACGACCGTGCGCCTCGCCCCCGAGGTCGCGCGCGCGCTCGACGGCGCGGACCGCTCGCGGCTCGCCGCGGACCTGCGCCGCGCGGGCGAGCTCGGCGCGTTCTCCGTGCGGCCGACCGACACCCCCTGGTACGGCGCGGACCTGCGCACGCACGCCGACGCGGACGTCGCCCGCCGCCGCCTCGCACGCCTGCTCGACGACGCCCTGCCGCGCCTCGCGCAGCGCTCCGCGCAGGTCGACGCCGAGACGGGTCTGCTGCCCGCCGAGACCGTCGACGCGTGGGGCGAGCAGCTGCGCATGCTCGACGGCGTGCGCGCGTCGCTCGACGTGTTCCTGCCGATCGTGTTCGAGCGGACCGCGGCGGACCTCGTCGCGGCGACCGCCACCAAGCAGTGGCGTGCCGAGCGCGGGATCGCGATGGGCTACTGGCTGCGGCGCCGCCTGCGCCGACAGGCGCGCGACATGGTGCGCCCCGGACGCCCCGTCGCGGACCTGCACACCGCGCTCGTCGAGGTGCAGGCGCGCCGCGAGACGTGGCAGGCGCACTGCCCGAGCGGCGGCTGGCCGCGCCTGCCCGAGGGCCTGGAGACGCTCGAGGAGGAGTACCGCGCGGTGCGCGAGGACCTCCGCGCGCTCGACGAGGTGCTCGCCACGACGCCCGGCGGCGGGGGCCTGTGCGCGCTGCCGCTGGCCGCGCTCACCGAGCGGCTCGAACGGCTGCGCGGCGCGCAGGAGGCGCTCGACACGCTGCCCGACCGCACGGGGCTGCTGCACCGCCTGCGCGACGCGGGCCTCGGGGATCTCGTCGACGACCTCGCCGAGCGGCGCATCGCCGCCGCCTACGCGCCCGCCGAGCTCGAGCTCGCGTGGTGGAGCACCGTCATCGAGCAGATCATCGCCGAGGACCCCGCGCTCGCCGGCTACGACGGCGAGGCGCTCGGCGCCATGGCACAGCGGTACGCCGAGCTCGACCGCGCGCACGTCGCGAGCCTCGCACCGCCCGTGCGCACCGCGGTGGCCGCGCAGGTCGCCGCCGTGCTGCGCCGGCACCGCGAGCAGGCCGAGGAGCTGTTCGCCGAGCTCGTCGAGGAGCGTCTCACGTCGCTGCGCGACACGTTCGCCCGGTACCCCGACGTCGCGCGCCGGCTGCGCCCCGTGCTCGTCGCGAGCCCCATGCTCGTCCCGCAGGTGCTCCCCGCGTCCCGCACCGTCGACCTCGTCGTGCTCGGCGCCGCCGCGCACCTGCCCACCGAGGTCGCGCTCGCCGCGATCGCGCGCGGCCGCCAGGTCGTCGTCGTCGGCGACGCGCGCTGCGCGTCCGGCAGCGCCGTGCGCGAGCTCGCCGACGTCCTGCCGCGCGCGACCCTGCGCGCCGACACCGTCGCGCGCGACCCGTACCTCACCACGTTCCTGTCCGAGCACGGCTACGGCGACGCGCTGGTCGCGACCCCGCTGCCCACGAGCCGCCCGCTCGTGCGGCTCGACGTCGTCGACGGCACGGGCATGCCCGCGCAGGGCAGCGGCGTCGTCGAGACCACCGCCGCCGAGGTCGCGCACACCGTCGACCTCGTGCTCGAGCACGCTCTGTCCCGGCCCGAGGAGTCGCTCGCGGTCGTCACCGTGACCCCCGCGCATGCCGAGGCCGTCCGTGAGGCCGTGCTCGACGAGGTCCGCACGAACCCCGCGCTCGCGGCGTTCTTCGACCCCGCGCGGCCCGAGCCGTTCGTCGTCACCGACCTCACCGGGGTCGCCGGCCTGCACCGCGACGCCGTGCTGCTGTCGCTCGGCCTCGGCCGCACGCCGCACCGCCGCGTGCTGCACACGTTCGGCGTGCTGTCCGGCCCCGGCGGCGACGCGCTCCTGCTCGACGCGCTCGGCTCGACCCGCCACCGCCTCGGCGTCGTGGCCTGCTTCGGCGCCGACGACCTCGACCCCGAGCGCCTGCGCGGCGACGGCCCCCGCCTGCTGCGCGACCTGCTCGCGTTCGCCGCCGAGCGCGGTGCCGGCCAGACCGCACCCGCGTCCCACGCGGTCGACCCCGACCGCCTGCTCGTCGACCTCGCCGAACGCCTGTGGCGGCACGGGCTCGTCGTCGAGCTCGACTACGGCGTGCCCGGCGGGCAGCGCATCCCCATGGTCGTCGGCCACCCGTCCCTGCCCGGACGCATGCTCGTCGCCGTCCTCACCGACGACGACGCGTACGTCGGCGAGCCGTCCGTGCGCGTGCGCGAGCGGCTCACCGCCGACCGGCTCGAACGGCTCGGCTGGACGGTCGTGCGCGTGTGGTCCGCGGCCGCGTTCCTCGACCCCGAGGCCGAGGTCGACCGCATCCGCCGCTACGTGCACCGCGCCGTGCCCGCGCCCGTCGAGCCGCGCACCGGCACCGCCGTGATCGGCCTGCCGCAGTCGTGGACCGACGACGAGCGCGCCCTGGGTGCTGAGGTGCGCGGCAGGCGAACCGACGCGCCCGCGTCCGCGTCCGTGTCCGTGTCCGACGAGCGAGCGACCGACGAGCGAGCGCGGGCCGAGGACGGCGTCGACGAGCCGACGACCACGGCGCCGACTGCTGCTGCACCGACGCCGACTGCTCCCACGCCCACTGCTCCCACGCCTGCCCAGGGGTCGGTCGACCGCCACGAGGCTCCCGCGGCCGGCGTGTTCACGCCCGTGAGCCCCACGCCTGCCCGGCAGGGCGCCGACCACGCCACGGCCGAGCCGCGGGGACGTGCGGCGCGCCGCAAGGGCCGTCAGCGCAAGGGCCGCGGGCACGACGAGCGTGCGGGCGCCGCACCCACGGCGAGCGCAGCCGCTCCGACGGCTCCCGCTGCCGCGGCGCCTGCTCCCGAGGTGCCCGCCGCGGGCACCTCGGCGGAGCCCGGTCCGGCGGTCGTCGGACCGACGGGGACGGCCCCGACGCCCGCGGTGCCCGCGCAGCGTGAGGCCTCCCAGCGGCCCGCGAGCCCGACCGCGGGACACGCCTCGACCCCGACCGAGCCGCCGGCCGTGACGGGCGCGATGGTCGTGCAGAACGCGCCGCGCACGGGCGTCGTGCCGGTCGCGATGGACGGGGTGGTGGTCGACGACGCGCAGCGCCGTCCGCTGTCGGTCGTGCGGACCGAGCAGCCCGCGCTCCCGGTGCGTGCGCTGCCGCGCCCTGACGTGCGCCGCGGTCTGCCGATCGCCGCGTACAGCGACGACCAGCTCGACGACCTCGTCGGCTGGCTGCAGTCCGACGGCGTGCAGCGCTCGCGCGACGAGCTCGCGGCGGCCCTGCGCGACGAGCTCGGGGTCACGCGCCGCTCGTACCGCATCGACACCGCGGTCCGCGGCGCGATCGAGCGCGCCCTGTCCTGAGCCACCCTGGCGGGCGGACGCGTGTGCGGTGCGATGATCGAGCGGTGAACGGTCAGGAACCCCGGGCGCGTCGTCCTCGGCGCGCGGTGCGTCAGCCCGGGACGGTCGGGACCGACGAGTCGGTGCTGCGCACGACGCTGCCCGCGGTGCCCGCGCCTGAGCCCGTGGTTCCGCCCGCCCCGCCCTCCCCGCCCGCCGGTGGTCCGCGCGACCGGTCCGGTGACGCGTTGCTCGCGGTGCGCAGCGCGGACGACTCCGACGTCGGCTGGGGCGACGGCTCCGACGCGAACGACGAGCGCCTGCGTCGCGACAAGCCCCCGCACTGGTGACCTGACCGGCCGCGACCCGACCCCAGCCCCTCGTCGGCGCCGGCCCGTCCCCAGGTCCGCATCAGGCGGTGCCGACCGTGTGCGGCGGCTGCCTAGCGTGCGGGCGTGCCGTCGACCAGGTTCCCCGTCCCGCCGCTCGAGCGGCGACGCCGCCCCGTGCGCGCCGCGTGGCGCGGGGTGCTGTGGCGGTGGCGGTTCGTGGTCGCGGCGGTCGGCGTCGGGATCGCGGCGTCATCGGCGCTGCAGGTGCTGCGCCCGCCCGCGCCGCAGGTCCGCGCGGTCGTCGTCGCCGCGCGTGACCTGCCGGCGGGCACGACGCTCGCCGCA
The sequence above is a segment of the Cellulomonas palmilytica genome. Coding sequences within it:
- a CDS encoding basic amino acid/polyamine antiporter → MTTPAPVADAPRTTHLGVPTMAMLVVGSMVGAGVFSLPRQFAESTGAAGALVAWGVAGTGTLMLALVFQTLALRRPDLDAGVFAYAKAGFGEYLGFFSAFGYWASACVGNVTYWVLITSTLGAVFPALGSGDTLLAVAVGSVGLWVFFLLVRRGIREATAVNRVVTVAKLVPIVVFVVLAVVAFDPAVFADNWGGSPGSGTLLDQVRGTMLATVFVFLGVEGASTFSRHARRRTDVGRATLLGFGSVFALFASVTIVSYGILPADEIAQLEEPSMGGVLDAAFGSWGSTFVSTGLIISVLGAYLAWTLMAAEVLFVAARDGDMPQFLRRTNEHDAPVPALAMSTALAQAVLLLTLASEHAFDFALELTGSLVLIPYLLAAAYGVRLLRRDQGSRGALVVAVAATLYTTWLLYAAGLDHLLVVFIVYAPASLLFVLTRREQGRRWFTARERVVLAISLLGAVAGLVALATGAIRL